One genomic segment of Belonocnema kinseyi isolate 2016_QV_RU_SX_M_011 chromosome 2, B_treatae_v1, whole genome shotgun sequence includes these proteins:
- the LOC117168252 gene encoding uncharacterized protein LOC117168252, producing the protein MLKFLCLLFIFSDVANAAQHKATFHSVEVSGAEENPYVDVKKSKGKTDIVWKTEVNQKSPPLKATFVFHFHNSEQTETTQLENLCIEYEEGTTERSVQKYLLKALANADECPIQNGTSLSVPHSFSLSFSTDDPLCGDVENAFKVFKEMDSKKCQLLITGSSKGTVTGC; encoded by the exons ATGCTAAAATTCCTgtgtcttctttttattttttctgatgttGCAAAt gcAGCGCAACACAAGGCGACATTCCATTCGGTTGAAGTTTCTGGTGCTGAAGAAAATCCATATGTAGATGTAAAGAAATCTAAAGGAAAAACTGACATAGTCTGGAAAACTGAAGTCAATCAGAAATCACCACCTCTGaag gcAACCTTTGTTTTTCATTTCCATAACTCTGAGCAAACTGAAACCACTCAATTAGAAAACTTGTGTATTGAATATGAAGAAGGCACTACTGAAAGAAGCGTTCAGAAATATTTGCTGAAAGCGCTTGCAAATGCGGATGAGTGTCCAATTCAAAAT gGAACATCATTATCTGTTCCTCATTCATTCTCCCTGTCATTTTCGACTGATGATCCACTTTGCGGAGATGTTGAGAACGCtttcaaagtattcaaagaaATGGACTCCAAAAAGTGTCAATTGCTCATTACCGGAAGTTCCAAAGGGACTGTGACTGgctgctaa